One segment of Triticum aestivum cultivar Chinese Spring chromosome 2A, IWGSC CS RefSeq v2.1, whole genome shotgun sequence DNA contains the following:
- the LOC123188565 gene encoding uncharacterized protein yields the protein MESPEAGKIRWHACLRLIPFPGTGDVLLAPTMISHPLAYVAPTTRHLAPTGGPGAPSSEDLLWTGTLFLPNMCSQPGSPDGACTDALQDVADACAASCLADLLGEARISDEPASDAGTDCPESHLVSLLDQLHVSGELAADLESVGSTDPMLVDSDTASLDAFPTNVMVINDPLPQADSSGSAITEVLVISHDASSGRNADDALQVALHDLSVPVPADADAKTLEARRLALIARDRGSPP from the coding sequence atggagagccctgaagcgggtaagattcgctggcatgcatgtcttcgtcttatcccgtttccaggcaccggcgatgttttattggctcccacaatgataagccatccattggcatatgtcgcaccaaccacccgacatttggcgcccaccggtgggccaggtgcaccgtcgtccgaagacctgctctggacgggaaccctcttccttcccaacATGTGTAGCCAGCCTGgctcgcccgatggcgcttgcacCGACGCGCTGCAAGACGTcgccgacgcctgcgcggcgagctgcctcgccgatcttcttggcgaggctcgcatctctgatgagcctgcatccgacgcgggcacagactgccccgagagccacctcgtcagcctcctcgatcaactccacgtctcTGGCGAGCTtgccgcggacttggagtcggttggctccaccgacccgatgcttgttgactccgacacggcatcccttGACGCCTTTCCCACCAACGTGATGGTCATCAACGACCCTCTTCCTCAAGCCGACAGCAGCGGCAGCGCCATTACCGAGGTACTAGTTATCAGCCACGATGCCTCCTCAGGCAGAAACGCCGACGACGCTCTGCAGgtggcgctgcacgacttgtctgTCCCTGTCCCGGCCGACGCGGACGCCAAGacattggaggcgcgccgcctcgccctcattgcGAGGGACAGAGGctcgccaccatga